In a genomic window of Flavobacterium lipolyticum:
- a CDS encoding mechanosensitive ion channel family protein yields the protein MILKRNFISVIALLAVFINTPIAYSQTTPPKAETKSKLFEETTTDSDYLIAIEKAGEVLESAHNDTEFDGNSHRLFSEIKGTQSKLDLILASLKGANPNVRNQQMYRIVLKEIEQELNEQNTAINSRNLALEKIKNRVIDLRKDKTLMGLLKDTIRRKQFKSEFANLKRRYLSTDSLMTKNQGILNHNKRLTVERKIAVSNALITVENKLEKSGIRMLKKEYPVLWSTNDSVAKKIVGKNIKAKIIIEENVAEYYLSYRAGGLITLVLLMGLLGWYISRNLKYLNNNAHAENLTQFNFKYLNRGVVVPVAVIGLNIAVVSNLYAPALFIESIQLVLLGLLTVLFKNKWSGVAMRNWLFLLVLFFMLCFLDLFIPVGFLQRSAFIVINILGIRYGLVQIKTLKEQLYIKGFFKWATIIFIGLNVLSLIDNLLGRVSLANMLSLTAFISLTQIVALSVLLKIVLEIILLQIYTTRIKRGIEKIFDHESLSDTLKRPFIIVISYMWIVVIAANLNIWESLRTGLGSLLSHPNTIGSITFTLGNIVLFFIIIWVAHLLQNYVAYFFGEVDDENEETINKRQHSKLLITRLVVLISGYLLAVAASGMPLDKLSILLGALGVGVGLGLQNVVNNFVSGIILIFDKPIQIGDVIDISSESGRVKSMGLRTTKINSSNGAEIIIPNGNLLSQNITNWTYTDNFKLVEITAEVTGDVLPEAINAIILESLESMALVNTTKVPQIYYSSISDGKFKLQIKFWCSIYRTEETISNARQVLFSNFKEKGLTLST from the coding sequence ATGATCCTGAAAAGAAATTTCATCAGTGTAATCGCCTTACTGGCTGTCTTTATTAATACACCGATTGCCTATTCTCAAACTACTCCTCCAAAAGCAGAAACGAAATCAAAACTATTTGAAGAAACGACTACGGACAGTGACTATCTAATAGCAATCGAAAAAGCCGGAGAGGTTTTGGAATCTGCCCATAACGATACTGAATTTGATGGAAACAGCCATCGTTTGTTTAGTGAAATCAAAGGAACACAAAGTAAACTTGATCTAATCCTGGCCAGCTTAAAAGGTGCAAATCCAAACGTACGCAACCAACAAATGTATCGTATCGTACTCAAAGAAATTGAGCAGGAACTCAACGAACAAAATACAGCCATAAACTCGCGCAATCTGGCACTTGAAAAAATCAAAAACAGGGTAATTGATTTGCGCAAGGATAAAACTTTGATGGGACTTTTGAAAGATACCATTCGACGCAAGCAATTTAAAAGTGAATTTGCAAATCTGAAAAGAAGATACCTGAGTACCGACAGTCTGATGACCAAAAATCAGGGGATTTTAAACCATAATAAACGATTAACCGTTGAACGAAAAATTGCCGTATCAAATGCCCTAATTACTGTAGAAAACAAACTGGAAAAATCCGGAATCCGTATGCTTAAAAAAGAGTACCCAGTTTTATGGAGTACAAACGATTCTGTAGCAAAAAAGATCGTAGGCAAAAACATCAAAGCCAAAATAATAATTGAAGAAAACGTCGCAGAGTATTATTTAAGCTACAGAGCCGGCGGTTTAATTACACTGGTTTTACTGATGGGATTACTGGGCTGGTACATTTCCCGTAATTTAAAATACCTCAACAATAATGCACATGCTGAAAATCTGACTCAGTTTAATTTTAAATACTTAAATCGAGGAGTGGTGGTTCCGGTCGCTGTCATTGGTCTTAACATTGCCGTGGTAAGCAATCTATACGCTCCTGCCCTGTTTATTGAGTCAATTCAATTGGTTCTTCTGGGGCTTTTAACCGTGCTTTTCAAAAACAAATGGTCGGGTGTCGCGATGCGAAACTGGTTGTTTCTGTTAGTCTTATTTTTTATGTTATGCTTTCTGGATTTGTTTATCCCGGTTGGCTTTCTACAGCGCAGCGCCTTTATTGTGATTAATATTTTAGGAATACGATACGGTTTAGTACAAATTAAAACGTTAAAAGAACAGCTTTACATCAAAGGTTTTTTTAAATGGGCCACCATCATTTTTATCGGTTTAAATGTTTTATCCCTTATCGATAATCTTTTGGGAAGAGTCTCTCTTGCGAATATGTTAAGCCTAACCGCCTTTATATCACTCACGCAAATTGTAGCACTCAGCGTACTCTTAAAAATCGTATTAGAAATCATTCTTTTGCAAATTTATACCACCCGAATTAAACGCGGTATCGAAAAGATTTTTGATCATGAAAGTCTGTCCGATACGCTAAAAAGACCATTCATTATTGTAATCAGTTATATGTGGATTGTGGTCATCGCAGCCAATTTAAACATTTGGGAATCTTTGCGTACCGGTTTGGGTTCACTACTAAGTCATCCAAATACGATTGGAAGTATCACTTTTACTCTCGGGAATATAGTGTTGTTCTTTATCATTATTTGGGTTGCTCATTTACTACAAAACTATGTGGCTTATTTCTTTGGAGAAGTTGACGATGAAAACGAAGAAACCATCAATAAAAGACAGCATTCTAAATTACTCATCACAAGACTTGTCGTTTTAATAAGTGGTTATCTTTTAGCTGTAGCTGCTTCAGGAATGCCACTGGACAAACTAAGCATCTTACTGGGAGCCTTGGGTGTCGGTGTGGGTCTTGGACTTCAGAATGTGGTTAACAACTTTGTTTCGGGTATTATTTTAATTTTTGACAAACCAATCCAGATTGGAGACGTCATCGACATTAGTTCCGAATCCGGCCGGGTAAAATCCATGGGATTGCGTACCACTAAAATCAATTCCTCAAACGGTGCCGAAATCATTATCCCAAATGGTAACTTATTGTCACAAAATATTACCAACTGGACGTATACTGATAATTTTAAACTCGTTGAAATTACAGCCGAAGTTACCGGTGATGTTCTTCCCGAAGCAATCAATGCTATTATTCTGGAGTCTCTTGAAAGCATGGCATTGGTCAATACTACAAAAGTTCCTCAGATTTATTACAGTTCTATCTCAGATGGAAAATTCAAATTGCAGATAAAATTCTGGTGCAGCATTTACCGTACAGAAGAAACGATCAGCAATGCAAGACAGGTTCTTTTCAGTAATTTTAAAGAAAAAGGGTTAACATTGTCTACCTAA